The DNA segment atctgcaGCTCGTCCCCTGGACCTTCAGGACGCTCTTCCACGGCAGGAACGGAGGTAGAAGTGCTGGGAGAAGCCATAGTTGCGTGTGGATGAGCACATGATGAGTGTGTTGTCACCATGGCAACGGCGCTGGTAAACATGGCAGCGGTGCTGTGATTGGCTCGCCCGCGCCGGGCGGCTGCAACCGCGCCGCTGATTGGCCATACGCAcgtgaggctgggaggagcaggTTGCGTAGTTGTTGTACCGCTTTCGAGATGTTAGTCCAGAGAAATTTTCTCCGCACTacgctcgactttgagccttagtacaggtgcttagatggtcgaatatgacttggccgacatcaccacgagacttttacacccttctaccacacggagcaggcaataacacgaaatctcaaatttcacggttacgtcgttgttgcaccgcgcgcctcataTGTAAccttatttataataataatttattgttCTAATCATATCCATTTTCTGTCTCACTAATTTGGACACACTGGTCAAAGAGCTTGGATAACACCTGTGGAGGGAAGTAATATTGTAGTTCATGCATATCAATGCACATCAGCCAGTCCACATCAGAGCAGTGTCCTCTAATAAATATGAAAGtcatagggaaggaagaatctAGCCTATGGAAAGGTTCTTCAAACAATCCTGGTTCTCAGGTTAATTTTTTATGAAAATTCAATAGAAAAGTACATATTTACACATCCCGTAatgtttacattaaaaaaatacaatttactCTGCAATCGCTTCTAATAAATTTGGGAAACTCTTGTGACTTGGTGACCTCAAGCAACCCTGGCCTGCAAGTGATGTCATCACACAGATGATGATCATCCTCTTAAAATATCTTCAATGTaatcaatattattatcatctttattaatCATTCTATACtccaagcagcagcagatttATTTAGAGGGGCTGCCTCACAAAGCCCCGGTGCCTGGACCAGTAAGGGCTCTGCATCCTAaagggtaaaaagaataaaaattctGGATGTTGATCCTACACATAgtgtaaaagaatgaaaacacacttttcaaTTAAAAAATCTGAAAGTCAGACCTTCCTTGTTTGAATAGTTACattatatgtattatatatgtCTATTTCTAGCTAGCAATTGTATCCAAACTGAAGACCTGGAAAGACTTGACAGGAATGACCAAGTTATCAGTTGGCCTGAAAGAAGTGGCCACAAGCCTGGTGAAGATATCAAGAAGCAAGTAAGGTACATCCAGGTTTCTCTTCAGGCCATAGTTAAGCCATCACCAACTGTGCTACTGACACACGGCTGGGAGCAAGGAGAGGCTGACATTCAAATCAAAGATAATGTAATGTGGCAAATCCACCTTCTCCACCAGTGAGGTCACAAGCCATTTTGGTACTGGCCCCCTCCCTCCATCGTGCCTACACTAGTTATCCCAGCGGTATAGCCTCACACCTTTCTCGGTGAGTGCCACCAGGTGGGGAGTCTCCCCAATGGTCACCTGCAGCAGATCCACCACGATGTCTGAGTACCGCAGTTGCTGCAGACAGTTCATGGAGCTGAGTTCCCAGACATAAATGCTCTGAGTGGACTCATCACTAGCACACACCAACGGACTGTAGCCTGGGAAAGGTGGGCGTGTCAGTATGGAGCGAGTCAGCACCTTCTGAGTGGTGCCCCCCTGGAAGGTGTGTACTGGCTGGGTTGTCACTGTCCGCCTCTGTCCCCCACCTTCCTCCAAAGAAGCTGTCACTTGCTGCAGAAGACACACAGCATGGCGGGCGTGTGGGTAGCGCTGTGAGGGACGGCAGGACACTAGCACATGGCAGGTATCACCCTCACATGACACTGAGGTGAAGGTGCCGTCCAGGGGCAGCTGGTGACTCTTGGCCTCTCCTGGCATCCCAGCCTCCACAAAAAAGCACGACTGTAAACGGGCCACCAACAGACCACCCCATGTCAGGGAGGACTCTGGCCCCGGGTGGATATATGTCATGGAGACGGCCGGACCTGAGCCAGGCAGCTCAATGGTGGCCACAGGGCCTGATGTGTCCCGGGTGTCATACTGCTGTAGGTGGCCAGAGGCAGTACCCACATAGAACACAGTGATCTCGGTGGTACTCCAGGAGCAGCACCACAGGGGAGCTGAGGCAATGAAATGTGCCACAGGTGCATTGGAACAGATGTTGGTGATCTTGACCATTCGATCCATTCCCACCGAGAGGAGCAGGTCGTGCTTGGCTGGGTTGAATGCCAGGTCCCGGATCTGCTTCTGATGTAGCGGCACGTAGCGGTCTACCCGTAAGTCCAGCAGGTTGATCTTCTTAACACCATACCCAGGAAACATGCCCACCTGGCTGGGCATGGACACCACCAGCATGCTCAGCCATTCATTGTGGGCCATCACACGACAGCCACCTTCCCGACACACGTCCAGCCACTCCCTGAACACCAACCTCTTCTTGAGACTGCTGGACTCTCCTGCCTTGGAAGATGACACCCCTAAATGACCTGTTCCCAAGGCTGATGCCTTCAGCATCTTCAATTCCTCCTGCAGCTTCACCACTAGCTGGCTTTTCAGTTCGTACTTTAGCTTGGTCTGAGCATGTTCAACTTCCAACCTTCGCTTCTCCTCTCGCTCTTTTTCCAACTCCTTCATGATCATCTCCTTCTCAGTTGTGTCCAGCACCTTTATGTTCTTGGCATAGATGATCCGGATGTCCTTCTTGGTAACCTTGGCATTACACTGGGGGCATTTTCCCCTGTTTCTTTTGGTACTTCCTTGAAGCCACTTGGAGATGCATTCATAGCCAAACAGATGGCCACActtgagggaggagaggcgatGATCGCCCTTGTTGGTCCATGGATCAAAACAGATGGGGCAGGTCTGTCCTTCATCTTCACTTTCTGGAGAGGGTGGAGCTGGGGCTGCATCTGAAGCACAACATGCACCCTCATAACTTACAATGCATTGAACAAGGAACAGTAAAACTCAATGGGTATGTTCAGAATTACATACCTATGTAGTTACACATCTAGTTAGCAAAACAAAGACCTTGCCTCAACATGCATGAAGATGGCTAAACTGTTCAGGCCTGACTTATGACAGGAAATGTTTGCTGAGTACAAACTTATGACAGCTCCTTTATTGTATCAAGAATTTAAAGGACAGTAGGAAAACTAAGAATTAGATGATAGTACTACATTACTAATACTGACAAAAAAGTTGGATAtggaatgaaagtaaaaaggaaCTAAGGGCTGTGAGATGAAAAAGACTGGAATATGCAAGAATAAAGTTTACATGTAGCAAAGACTGGCAACTCTTCTATCCTTAGAAACCAGCATCAGAACAAATTAACATATGGACCTCCAAGAAAAGGATGAAGTCACAGTAGTTCCAAAAGTGAACCAAAACACCCTATAAGACTCTAACAAATACAAAAGTAAATCCAGGCAGGAGAGGCTCAAGGAAGTACCTGCAGACTGTTTCTTAGGTGTACTGCTTAAGGGGACAACTGAGGTACTGGGTCCAGCCACTGCAGGGGGGATGAGCATTTCAGCTGGATTGGAAACACTAGCTTCAACAGAAGGGCCAGCACCTTCAGGAAGGCTAACAGAAATCCTTGCTTCTTGGCTCTGGCTggagagtggtggtgtggtttgcTGCTGGGTACAAGAATTATCTGGTGGcacagagggaggaggggcaggtgaggggTGTGGACTGTGAAGCCCTTGAGAGGAGGACGATGCATGCTGTGGCTCCTCAGGCTGTGGTggttcctctgctgctgctgcttctgagTGCAGTCCTTGTAGCTGATGGCAAAACAGAAGGGTATCATTTTCTGTGACCCGAGTGAGCTTGTTACCTGGAACTCTACCTTGTCATGGTGAAGAGGCCTGCCATTCCAGTGGTCAGACAAGTGCAACTACACAAGCAAAGCTTTATGAGAGGAATCAGACTAAATGTGTTCTCCCACCAAGATGGCCTGAGTAATAGAACAACTGACCACATCCATGGTCAGACCTGCTGTGCACTAAGAACCCTTGGCTTTATACAAGCTGCCTTTAGAACTTTGATCTTGGTACATGTGATGTTACAAAACAAAGACTttgtaaggaaaataaaaaaaaaataagactaaacTTGTGTCAAACTAACCCCTTGAATCTCCTGTTGCTCCTCTTCCAGATCTGCATCTTGCACTGTTGCTGGTCTTCTGATTTCAGGGTTCCCTGTGTTTTCCTGAGTAATTTAGAAACAATTTTTACAACAGGCAACAGTTATCTTTCTATCCAGACAtgggaataacaacaaaagattAAGACATCAGATCTAATAAGTTGTTTCAGTAGTTTAGGGTGTAACCATGAATTTCTGCAGTTCATGGATTCCTACTTTATACAATGGCAAAAATCTTAGTTCAGTTACAGTTAAAAATATTTCTAGTGATCAGCAGTCCTCTCTGGCAACAATAAGTAAGATGTGAGATCTCACTATAAAAGTGATTTCAGCACACAGTTCAGCTAATGCAGCACTGACCATTTGACTTCCCTCCCTGGAGTCCTGCTGCTGCACTGCTGCTtccactggtggtggtgttcttctTCCAAACTGTGGGATCCTAACATCTTCCTGAAAATTTGATTACAGGAGCCTTAACATAAATTCCACATTTGTAATTCACTCGTCATAATCCTCATGGCAGGAGGGCCATGGCCTGGCAATGCACTCCATGACTGTGCTGGAAGAATACTACCACTGTATTCCATGCATATCATATATGGTCACAAAGAGAGACACAGTGAGAGGATAGGAATTCATTCCTTTGTATCTTTATTATTTAGACGTGGCAGCTCATCTCTAAGGAGGACttcagcctggtatatagatgcACCAAAGACAGATAATTTTGTCATATTATACAAATATactaattttttatttaattgcaATAAACAAGACCTTAAGAAAAGAGGATTAGAAAAGTCTAATACAAACTTCTGCTCCTTAGAGGAAAATGGTAGAAAGGTTCCAATGTTGGCATGTCAATATATTATTCACTTTAATATTATACAGTGACTAAACCACTTACAAAACTCAGTTCCTGAATGATGGGACTTCTGCTGCCTTCCTCATCtgcttcctccccttcacctgAAATACCAGTGCTGGTCAGCCTCTCAACAAAACCTTAGGAGCAGAGTGATAACCAATATATTTTCCTATGGCAAAAAATAATATTCCAATTATCAATTAATAACAGACCCAGTTATTTGTGCTGTTTGGTTGGCCTTTTCAACAAATAACAAGGTAAACAAAATCCTCCTCACTATTTCCTGGCTGATgtactgatgctgctgttgttgctgccactgttgctgctgccactgctgctgttgttcttcttcttcttccaagcTGAGGGCTCGTTACGTCCTCCTAAGATTGCATAAGCcataagataagataaattGCATTACCAAGAATTCAGTTtgaacataaaaagaaagataaattttATTCATAATGTTAAATTCCTTATTAGGGTTGAATACACTACTCCACCAAGAGGCTTCAGCACTCATCATAAATTGGTTCTTGATAGCAAGGGCTGGAGGGGCTAATACTTCTCTGTTCAGAGATATCAAACAATTTCTTTTTAAGAAAAAGGAGACTGGTCAAGGCCTTATGGAGAAACCAGCATCCACACTGCAAGTGCAGAATACTGCCCCACACAAAGAAAGCTGTGCTGAGCTACAAAAGCTACATCACCTAAGAAAGAGTACATCTGCAGTACATCTGCCTTGAGTGTTGGTTGTGGTTCACATTAGTGCACAGCTGTGATGCAGTGTATGCAACAtgtaacaaaaaggaaaatgataataagTAGTTCAAAATTGGTGTCATTAAACTGTGTTATGCAATAACTAAGTACTTACAATATCTAGTTCATAAATACTCGGAGTTATgctgccttcttcctcctcctccccttcatctgAAACATCAGTATATATCAATCAACCTCTAAATGAAACTTCAGGAGCAGAATGACAATGAAAAAATGTACTACTCTGATGATGATACTGCAGTAATCAATCTACTTGTCAATGTCATTGTGATGCTGCAAGGGAACATCCACAACAGAAgagcctcctcttcttcctatccgAATATCAAAAGTAATGAAAGATCCAATTATTTCATTCTCATTTAGTAACTCTTCATTTCTCTGAagataacaatataaaaatctgTGTTCATTATTCCATAATTCAATTTGCTGCAACATTCTCACCATCCTCATTCCCTTCCAGAGTGATGTCGATGACCTCTGTATCATCAGAGTCATACTCCACCTCCATGGCCTCAAGGGGAAGGTGCTGCTGTGCCATcatgcctggagagagagagagatagatactTCACAACACTTTGGGAGTTTTTCTGTTGTTCTCTAAGATTCTAATGGAAGATGCAACAGTAACTGATAAGGGAAAGAAGactcaagataaaaaaaatcctgtgtGTTTGCATTTTGCAGAGGCAGCCTGTCGAGCTGTGAGGTAAGTGTCCCATGTCTTCCCATGTCCAGTTAAAAACAATAGTGGGCATTGTTATGAGTAGAATGTCCTCATTATAAACTTTTGGGTATCACTGATTTATTCCCAGACACTGAATGTTTATTTCTGGGCAAAAATATGATGACTCTTGAAATCatgatctacacaatgaagggatcagCAGTGAAACGAATTAACTGAATGAATCTAAATTTAAACCAACCTAACTTCTCTCTGATGAAAACACTAATGTTATTCCAATAATATACATCCAACTTTTTCTTCCATAACAAAGCTCACAAGTGGAGTCTAAAATGAGAATATAACCCACCTTGCAGGAAAAGCTCCATGTATCTATATGTCCATGCTGAAGGAGGCTGACATACTGCTGCACTCTGGGGAAAGGCAACATGGGAATATTAACTATTCATTCAGAGTTAAGGAGAGAATTGGAATACAGGGTGCTTCACAAAAAGATGTACCCAGTTTGAAATTGCTATATCTCTGAAACCTCAAACTGACCATGAGTAACAATTACCTTTTCCAGTGGGACAAATTTTAACCATGATTGATTCATAGTTGCTGAAATATGTCAAATTGGGTCCGTAATTCTAAAACATCCTGTGTTATCAAGGAAATGTATAAGACCATTAGACAGACAATCTTACCAATAGCAGCTCCTCATGGAGCAGGTAAATTATGTGCATATGGTGATGAATACTCACTGTAAAACACATGTGTGAGGGTTTTGTGTTGGGGGTCATGTGTGGTTATGTTACAGTGACATGCACTGCATCACAAATGCTGATGCCATATCAATGAAGCTCGCTTGGAAGGATACAGTGTAATGCGTGTATTCGTATGCTGGTTTTCAGTATGGAATGGTACAAGCTCTCTTGTATCTCTCATTCAGCCAATGAAAGCTATACTTTTAATAATGTATTAGAATGTCATTAAATGTCATTTACTTTCGGCCAATACATCAGTTAGTCTTGGCCAATCACCACATGTATACACGATGTCTGTGGTAGTCAGCCAGCTAACTGCAAGGGTACCCAGTGTCACAATGGTAGCTGAGTGCAGTGGACATAAATTTAAATACCAGGATTTTATTGTGCAGTTCCATAAGCAAGATGACTTTGGTGTACATTTCTTAAGATGGCATGGTGTTTTGCCAAAATCAATTGAGTACTGAACACTCGGTGGTGCCAGTACCctttgaggatgaggaagagctTGACCAATCACACCCTGgacttttcacttcctttttaaAGTATttggttggttaggttaaattaggttagtgtCCTCAAGGGAGAGGGTTACATTAGTGCCTTTAAGGGGGTAGAGTCCAAGGAGGGATGAAACACTCccagttaggttacgttagtgtCCATAAGTGGGATTCCAGGGGCTgctcagttaggttaggttagtgtccttaaggagGAATTCATAGAGGAGCAAAGCcccctagttaggttaggttattgtcCAGGGGTGGTGAAGACCCCatgattagattaagttatgttacatagggagagggggtgtccagttaggttaggtgaggtaaagtTAGGTTGAGCTAGAAAGTTTTCAAAATATGACATCTCATCCTTAAACCTTTCCACAATTGTCCAAATTTGGCTTCTCCCACCCTAAAAGCCTATTTTCCGACCAAGTCCCCAAGCTTGTTGAggattgagaagaaaagaagacaggatgTATTATGTTGAACGGCA comes from the Scylla paramamosain isolate STU-SP2022 chromosome 28, ASM3559412v1, whole genome shotgun sequence genome and includes:
- the LOC135114855 gene encoding E3 ubiquitin-protein ligase RFWD3-like isoform X1 — its product is MIPSFAMRTVSTLNTPVGKLVARKSAAVCQPPSAWTYRYMELFLQGMMAQQHLPLEAMEVEYDSDDTEVIDITLEGNEDDEGEEEEEGSITPSIYELDIEDVTSPQLGRRRRTTAAVAAATVAATTAASVHQPGNSEGEEADEEGSRSPIIQELSFEDVRIPQFGRRTPPPVEAAVQQQDSREGSQMENTGNPEIRRPATVQDADLEEEQQEIQGLQGLHSEAAAAEEPPQPEEPQHASSSSQGLHSPHPSPAPPPSVPPDNSCTQQQTTPPLSSQSQEARISVSLPEGAGPSVEASVSNPAEMLIPPAVAGPSTSVVPLSSTPKKQSADAAPAPPSPESEDEGQTCPICFDPWTNKGDHRLSSLKCGHLFGYECISKWLQGSTKRNRGKCPQCNAKVTKKDIRIIYAKNIKVLDTTEKEMIMKELEKEREEKRRLEVEHAQTKLKYELKSQLVVKLQEELKMLKASALGTGHLGVSSSKAGESSSLKKRLVFREWLDVCREGGCRVMAHNEWLSMLVVSMPSQVGMFPGYGVKKINLLDLRVDRYVPLHQKQIRDLAFNPAKHDLLLSVGMDRMVKITNICSNAPVAHFIASAPLWCCSWSTTEITVFYVGTASGHLQQYDTRDTSGPVATIELPGSGPAVSMTYIHPGPESSLTWGGLLVARLQSCFFVEAGMPGEAKSHQLPLDGTFTSVSCEGDTCHVLVSCRPSQRYPHARHAVCLLQQVTASLEEGGGQRRTVTTQPVHTFQGGTTQKVLTRSILTRPPFPGYSPLVCASDESTQSIYVWELSSMNCLQQLRYSDIVVDLLQVTIGETPHLVALTEKGVRLYRWDN
- the LOC135114855 gene encoding E3 ubiquitin-protein ligase RFWD3-like isoform X2; its protein translation is MTPNTKPSHMCFTSAAVCQPPSAWTYRYMELFLQGMMAQQHLPLEAMEVEYDSDDTEVIDITLEGNEDDEGEEEEEGSITPSIYELDIEDVTSPQLGRRRRTTAAVAAATVAATTAASVHQPGNSEGEEADEEGSRSPIIQELSFEDVRIPQFGRRTPPPVEAAVQQQDSREGSQMENTGNPEIRRPATVQDADLEEEQQEIQGLQGLHSEAAAAEEPPQPEEPQHASSSSQGLHSPHPSPAPPPSVPPDNSCTQQQTTPPLSSQSQEARISVSLPEGAGPSVEASVSNPAEMLIPPAVAGPSTSVVPLSSTPKKQSADAAPAPPSPESEDEGQTCPICFDPWTNKGDHRLSSLKCGHLFGYECISKWLQGSTKRNRGKCPQCNAKVTKKDIRIIYAKNIKVLDTTEKEMIMKELEKEREEKRRLEVEHAQTKLKYELKSQLVVKLQEELKMLKASALGTGHLGVSSSKAGESSSLKKRLVFREWLDVCREGGCRVMAHNEWLSMLVVSMPSQVGMFPGYGVKKINLLDLRVDRYVPLHQKQIRDLAFNPAKHDLLLSVGMDRMVKITNICSNAPVAHFIASAPLWCCSWSTTEITVFYVGTASGHLQQYDTRDTSGPVATIELPGSGPAVSMTYIHPGPESSLTWGGLLVARLQSCFFVEAGMPGEAKSHQLPLDGTFTSVSCEGDTCHVLVSCRPSQRYPHARHAVCLLQQVTASLEEGGGQRRTVTTQPVHTFQGGTTQKVLTRSILTRPPFPGYSPLVCASDESTQSIYVWELSSMNCLQQLRYSDIVVDLLQVTIGETPHLVALTEKGVRLYRWDN
- the LOC135114855 gene encoding E3 ubiquitin-protein ligase RFWD3-like isoform X3, with the protein product MELFLQGMMAQQHLPLEAMEVEYDSDDTEVIDITLEGNEDDEGEEEEEGSITPSIYELDIEDVTSPQLGRRRRTTAAVAAATVAATTAASVHQPGNSEGEEADEEGSRSPIIQELSFEDVRIPQFGRRTPPPVEAAVQQQDSREGSQMENTGNPEIRRPATVQDADLEEEQQEIQGLQGLHSEAAAAEEPPQPEEPQHASSSSQGLHSPHPSPAPPPSVPPDNSCTQQQTTPPLSSQSQEARISVSLPEGAGPSVEASVSNPAEMLIPPAVAGPSTSVVPLSSTPKKQSADAAPAPPSPESEDEGQTCPICFDPWTNKGDHRLSSLKCGHLFGYECISKWLQGSTKRNRGKCPQCNAKVTKKDIRIIYAKNIKVLDTTEKEMIMKELEKEREEKRRLEVEHAQTKLKYELKSQLVVKLQEELKMLKASALGTGHLGVSSSKAGESSSLKKRLVFREWLDVCREGGCRVMAHNEWLSMLVVSMPSQVGMFPGYGVKKINLLDLRVDRYVPLHQKQIRDLAFNPAKHDLLLSVGMDRMVKITNICSNAPVAHFIASAPLWCCSWSTTEITVFYVGTASGHLQQYDTRDTSGPVATIELPGSGPAVSMTYIHPGPESSLTWGGLLVARLQSCFFVEAGMPGEAKSHQLPLDGTFTSVSCEGDTCHVLVSCRPSQRYPHARHAVCLLQQVTASLEEGGGQRRTVTTQPVHTFQGGTTQKVLTRSILTRPPFPGYSPLVCASDESTQSIYVWELSSMNCLQQLRYSDIVVDLLQVTIGETPHLVALTEKGVRLYRWDN